The Cellulomonas sp. S1-8 genomic sequence CCGGTGAGGTCGCGCACGAGCGCGGGCAGCTCGGCCGTCAGGTCGGACAGCTCGCGGTAGCGCACGACGTGGGCGGCGCCCGCCGCGCGCGCGAGCCGCTCCTTGTCCGTGGACCCGACGGTCGAGATCACGCGTGCGCCGCGCGCGGCGGCGAGCTGCGTGAGCAGCAGCCCGACGCCCCCGGCGCCGGCGTGCAGCAGCACGTCGTGCCCGGGGGCGAGCGGGAACGTCGACGTCACCAGGTAGTGCGCCGTCAGACCCTGCAGCGGGAGCGCCGCGGCGGTCGCGTCGTCGACCCCCGGCGGCACGGGCAGCGCGTCGGCCTCGCGCACGGCCACGAGCTCGGCGTACGAGCCGGCCGCCGACGCCCACGCGACGCGGTCGCCGGGGGCGAGCGTCGTGACGTCGGCGCCGACCGCGACGACCTCGCCCGCGCCCTCGGACCCCACGACGTGCGGGAACGGCATACGGTAGACACCGCTGCGCCGGTAGGTGTCGATGAAGTTCAGGCCCGCGGCCGCGACGCGCACGAGCACCTCGTCGGGTGCCGGGGTCGGGTCGGGCACGTCGGTGACCTGG encodes the following:
- a CDS encoding quinone oxidoreductase family protein, whose amino-acid sequence is MRAVIATRAGGPEVLQVTDVPDPTPAPDEVLVRVAAAGLNFIDTYRRSGVYRMPFPHVVGSEGAGEVVAVGADVTTLAPGDRVAWASAAGSYAELVAVREADALPVPPGVDDATAAALPLQGLTAHYLVTSTFPLAPGHDVLLHAGAGGVGLLLTQLAAARGARVISTVGSTDKERLARAAGAAHVVRYRELSDLTAELPALVRDLTGGRGVHVAYDGVGKDTFDASLGSLAARGMLVLFGGSSGQVPPLDLQRLNSGGSLFVTRPTLGHHTATRDELLWRATELFTAVAAGALDVRVGATYPLADAADAHRALESRATTGKVLLLP